Proteins encoded in a region of the Moritella marina ATCC 15381 genome:
- a CDS encoding cold-shock protein — protein sequence MSKIMGTVKWFNETKGFGFIQQENGPDVFAHFSAIESDGFRTLLENQKVEFNVTDGQKGPQAENIVVL from the coding sequence AGTAAAATGGTTTAACGAAACTAAAGGTTTCGGTTTCATTCAACAAGAAAACGGTCCTGACGTGTTTGCTCACTTCAGCGCTATCGAAAGTGACGGTTTCCGTACACTTTTAGAAAACCAAAAAGTTGAATTCAACGTTACTGATGGCCAAAAAGGTCCTCAAGCGGAAAACATCGTAGTACTTTAA